In Gemmata obscuriglobus, a single genomic region encodes these proteins:
- a CDS encoding GNAT family N-acetyltransferase produces MPNTPNVKYFKRHRMELALRHPVPPWTLPAGFSWVPWSDALLAMHAEVKYQSFHSETDAFVFPSLGTRTGCHDLMAAIRYRPDFCPQATWLLAAPNGYAGTVQGLFDENRHGGIQNLGVVPEYRGRGLGRALLLRALEGFHSVGVRHAFLEVTATNASAVHTYRSVGFRSVKTLYRAVELPDPDTAGVGL; encoded by the coding sequence ATGCCGAATACGCCGAACGTCAAGTACTTCAAGCGACACCGGATGGAGCTGGCGTTGCGGCACCCGGTGCCTCCGTGGACCTTGCCGGCGGGCTTCTCGTGGGTCCCCTGGAGCGACGCGCTGCTGGCCATGCACGCCGAGGTGAAGTACCAGAGCTTCCACAGCGAGACGGACGCGTTCGTGTTTCCCTCGCTCGGCACCCGTACCGGCTGCCACGACCTGATGGCCGCGATCCGGTACCGCCCCGATTTTTGCCCGCAGGCGACGTGGCTGCTCGCCGCGCCCAACGGCTACGCGGGCACCGTCCAGGGGCTGTTCGACGAGAACCGCCACGGCGGGATTCAGAACCTCGGCGTGGTGCCCGAGTACCGCGGGCGCGGGCTCGGTCGCGCGCTGCTGTTGCGGGCGCTCGAGGGGTTTCACTCGGTTGGTGTGCGGCACGCGTTCCTGGAGGTGACCGCGACCAACGCCTCCGCGGTCCACACGTACCGCTCCGTCGGCTTCCGGTCGGTGAAGACACTCTACCGGGCGGTCGAACTGCCGGACCCGGACACCGCGGGCGTTGGGTTGTGA